A window of Sphingobacterium sp. SRCM116780 contains these coding sequences:
- the ispG gene encoding (E)-4-hydroxy-3-methylbut-2-enyl-diphosphate synthase — MDTSKLLTLPGMYCNSQTTYSRWKTREVQIGDVPMGGENPIRIQSMTTIDTMDTLGSVAQTIKMVDAGCEYVRITAPSIKEANNLANIKKELRLRGYHVPLVADIHFTPNAAEVAARIVEKVRINPGNYADKKKFDQLSYTETSYQAELDRIYKKFKPLVNICKEYGTAMRIGTNHGSLSDRIMSHYGDTPEGMVESAMEFIRICEDLNYYNLCISMKSSNPQVMVRAYRLLVEKMISENMNYPLHLGVTEAGDGEDGRVKSAVGIGTLLEDGLGDTVRVSLTEEPEKEAPVAIALVNRYTKRQHAFQTAEIPTILALTDNNKTTPYTSKEVNTFIGGSLVPRVVVDISKQNLKDAQILSQAGYRYDILLDKYHMGEQSVDFVYLADELPSFNMPANLKQLYNYKTWKNIQNRTNIHPLFTLEAFNQADEKDPVLNLIQIKNTDLSSDLFENLQLDKTVVFLLETIAVHGMAEQRQFFKNLQEIGIDNPVIIKRTYAVEDFSGPLGDIMNPEEPISKIQLYTATDLGALLIDGLGSGIWIDSPATPLDKIVSLSFGILQATRSRISKTEYISCPSCGRTLFDLQETTQMIRNRTNHLKGLKIGIMGCIVNGPGEMADADYGYVGAGPDKITLYRGQEVVKKNVSTVHALNELIDIIKSDGLWIDENEIPN; from the coding sequence ATGGACACAAGTAAACTTTTGACATTACCTGGGATGTATTGCAATTCTCAAACCACTTATTCAAGATGGAAAACAAGAGAAGTGCAAATTGGGGATGTACCGATGGGTGGGGAAAATCCAATACGTATTCAAAGTATGACAACAATAGATACGATGGATACCCTGGGTTCTGTTGCGCAAACCATAAAAATGGTAGATGCAGGCTGTGAATACGTAAGAATAACAGCTCCATCTATTAAAGAAGCAAATAACCTGGCTAATATCAAGAAAGAGTTGCGCCTGCGGGGATATCACGTTCCTTTAGTTGCGGACATTCATTTTACACCAAATGCTGCTGAAGTTGCCGCACGAATTGTAGAGAAAGTGCGTATTAATCCAGGAAACTATGCGGATAAGAAAAAGTTTGATCAGCTCAGTTATACAGAGACATCCTATCAGGCGGAATTAGACCGTATCTATAAAAAGTTTAAACCGCTTGTCAATATTTGTAAAGAATATGGTACAGCGATGCGAATAGGTACTAATCATGGTTCTCTTTCGGACCGTATCATGAGCCATTATGGTGATACTCCAGAAGGGATGGTCGAATCTGCGATGGAATTCATCCGAATTTGTGAAGATTTAAATTATTATAATTTATGTATCTCGATGAAATCGAGTAATCCACAAGTTATGGTTCGTGCTTATCGACTGTTGGTTGAAAAGATGATATCGGAAAATATGAACTATCCGCTTCACTTAGGCGTTACAGAAGCGGGTGATGGAGAGGATGGCCGTGTGAAATCGGCTGTAGGCATAGGCACTTTGTTGGAGGATGGATTGGGCGACACTGTTCGCGTATCACTGACAGAAGAACCCGAAAAGGAGGCTCCTGTGGCTATCGCTTTAGTGAATCGCTATACAAAAAGACAGCATGCTTTTCAAACAGCGGAAATTCCGACTATCTTAGCATTAACAGATAACAATAAAACAACACCATATACTTCTAAAGAAGTAAACACATTTATTGGAGGTTCTTTGGTTCCTCGAGTAGTTGTTGATATTTCTAAACAGAATCTGAAAGATGCACAGATTTTATCGCAAGCTGGTTATCGTTATGATATCTTGTTAGATAAATACCATATGGGTGAACAGTCTGTCGATTTTGTTTATCTAGCCGATGAGTTACCGTCATTTAATATGCCGGCAAACTTAAAACAACTGTATAACTACAAGACTTGGAAGAATATCCAAAATAGAACAAATATTCATCCTTTGTTTACGTTAGAAGCGTTTAACCAAGCGGATGAAAAAGATCCTGTATTGAATCTTATTCAAATAAAAAATACAGATTTATCATCAGATCTGTTTGAAAATCTCCAACTGGATAAAACGGTTGTATTCCTATTAGAAACAATAGCTGTCCATGGAATGGCCGAGCAACGGCAGTTTTTCAAAAATCTTCAAGAAATAGGTATTGATAACCCGGTTATCATTAAAAGAACTTATGCCGTTGAAGATTTTTCAGGACCATTGGGTGATATCATGAATCCTGAAGAACCTATTTCTAAAATTCAGCTTTATACAGCAACAGATTTAGGAGCACTATTGATTGATGGATTAGGATCTGGTATTTGGATTGATTCTCCTGCGACACCATTAGATAAAATCGTATCCTTATCTTTTGGTATTCTTCAAGCGACAAGGTCTAGGATATCGAAGACTGAATATATTTCCTGTCCAAGCTGTGGTCGCACCTTATTTGATCTTCAAGAAACAACGCAAATGATCAGAAATAGAACAAATCATCTGAAAGGATTAAAAATAGGGATCATGGGTTGTATTGTCAATGGTCCAGGTGAAATGGCTGATGCAGATTATGGTTACGTAGGAGCTGGACCAGATAAAATCACACTTTACCGCGGACAGGAAGTCGTTAAGAAAAATGTAAGCACTGTACACGCTCTAAATGAGCTCATTGATATCATCAAATCAGATGGATTGTGGATTGATGAAAATGAAATTCCAAACTAA
- a CDS encoding T9SS type A sorting domain-containing protein codes for MKINMKKIAYLCLLSVISLTGSLGYASVLHVSKSIQYEDNQSYFDRFDRVSYTNSFRLVSESSKDVDKLINNVKVFYNPISEQISLSFKLGKQTSVAIKVMDALGNEVLQLMNGTLDAGNQNLSFDPSGKLNSGFYFVRVVSGSETVVKRFSVR; via the coding sequence ATGAAAATTAATATGAAGAAAATAGCTTACTTATGTCTGCTCAGTGTGATTTCACTGACAGGAAGTTTAGGTTATGCTTCTGTATTACATGTTTCTAAGTCGATTCAATATGAGGATAACCAATCTTATTTTGATAGATTTGATCGTGTTTCTTATACTAATTCTTTCCGTTTGGTATCGGAGAGCAGTAAGGACGTTGATAAATTGATCAATAACGTAAAAGTTTTTTATAACCCCATTTCTGAACAAATTAGTTTATCATTTAAATTAGGCAAACAAACATCTGTTGCTATTAAAGTAATGGATGCTTTAGGAAATGAAGTATTGCAGTTAATGAATGGAACTTTAGATGCTGGTAATCAAAACTTATCTTTTGATCCAAGCGGTAAATTAAATTCAGGATTTTATTTTGTCCGTGTAGTTTCTGGATCAGAAACTGTTGTAAAGAGATTCTCCGTTCGATAA
- a CDS encoding KUP/HAK/KT family potassium transporter: protein MTASHQSTAQKVSLAGLLISLGIIFGDIGTSPLYVFKAIMNKGVIDKALVLGGLSCVFWTITLQTTVKYVLITLQADNKGEGGILSLFSLVRKRAPWLIFPAMIGAATLLADGMITPAITISSAIEGLDIKYPGLPTIPIVVTIITLLFAIQRFGTSVVGKIFGPLMLIWFSTIGILGLTNIHLELEVLKAFNPYYAVKLLIAYPNALFIIGAVFLCTTGAEALYSDMGHCGKGNIRISWIFVKLTLVLNYFGQGAWLLTQEGKVLGENNPFYAIMPHWFLGYGIAIATIAAVIASQAMISGSYTLISEAVRLNIWPKVAIRYPSEHKGQLYVPSINLILWAGCMVIIRIFGESSNMEAAYGLAINLTFLTTTVLVTYFLAMKKVNKFIIALFTGFYLALELILLLGNGVKIVHGGWLTLLLASLLFLIMYAWWNARRIKNRFVNFINIDKYYPIISELSEDKSVPPYASHLVYLTSANFKSEIESKIIYSILNKKPKRADVYWLLHVDVMDHPYTREYTIDQLIPGKLIRIDFKLGFREEQRISLLFRKVVEDMVEKGEIDITSRYDTLRKHNIPGDFKFVVLEKILSKGNQLNWFQRIIMEIYGYLKKLSLSEEKGFGLDASFVTIERVPLNLPQTSIIDLKRKN from the coding sequence ATGACGGCTAGTCATCAAAGTACCGCACAAAAAGTAAGTCTTGCAGGTTTACTCATTAGTTTAGGGATAATTTTTGGAGATATTGGTACCTCTCCTCTTTACGTTTTTAAAGCGATAATGAACAAAGGTGTAATTGATAAGGCGCTCGTTTTAGGAGGTTTATCATGTGTCTTTTGGACGATTACACTTCAAACTACTGTCAAATATGTATTAATTACGCTTCAGGCAGACAATAAAGGCGAGGGAGGAATATTATCCTTATTTTCACTTGTCAGAAAAAGAGCTCCATGGTTAATTTTTCCAGCGATGATTGGGGCGGCGACGCTTCTTGCTGATGGAATGATTACACCTGCGATCACTATTTCTTCTGCGATTGAAGGTTTAGACATTAAATACCCAGGTTTACCGACGATTCCGATCGTTGTTACAATCATTACCTTATTATTTGCTATTCAACGTTTCGGAACTTCTGTGGTTGGCAAAATATTTGGACCACTCATGTTGATTTGGTTTTCAACAATAGGTATTTTAGGTTTAACGAATATACACTTGGAATTAGAAGTATTAAAAGCATTTAATCCTTATTATGCCGTCAAACTATTAATTGCTTATCCCAATGCTTTGTTTATTATTGGAGCTGTGTTTTTATGTACAACAGGTGCCGAAGCACTCTATTCTGATATGGGGCACTGTGGTAAAGGAAATATCCGTATCAGTTGGATTTTTGTAAAACTTACACTTGTCCTCAACTACTTCGGACAAGGCGCTTGGTTACTTACTCAAGAAGGTAAAGTATTAGGGGAAAACAATCCTTTTTACGCCATTATGCCCCATTGGTTCTTGGGTTATGGTATCGCTATTGCCACCATAGCGGCAGTAATTGCCAGTCAAGCGATGATCTCTGGATCATACACTTTAATTTCTGAGGCTGTCCGCTTGAATATTTGGCCTAAAGTTGCCATCCGCTATCCAAGTGAACATAAAGGACAACTATATGTACCTTCTATCAATTTGATCTTGTGGGCAGGATGTATGGTTATCATCCGAATTTTTGGTGAATCCAGCAATATGGAAGCTGCATATGGATTGGCCATTAACCTCACGTTCCTCACAACAACCGTTTTGGTAACGTACTTTTTGGCAATGAAAAAAGTCAACAAATTTATCATCGCGTTGTTTACAGGATTCTATTTAGCATTAGAACTCATTCTTTTACTCGGAAATGGTGTAAAAATTGTTCATGGTGGTTGGTTAACGCTATTATTGGCATCCCTTCTATTTCTCATCATGTATGCTTGGTGGAATGCTAGACGTATTAAAAATAGATTTGTCAACTTCATCAATATTGACAAGTATTATCCAATCATTTCAGAGCTTAGTGAAGATAAGTCTGTACCTCCTTATGCATCGCATCTGGTATACTTGACTAGCGCTAATTTCAAATCAGAAATTGAATCTAAAATCATTTATTCGATACTGAATAAAAAACCAAAACGTGCAGATGTATATTGGTTGCTCCATGTTGATGTTATGGATCATCCCTATACCCGTGAATATACGATTGATCAGTTGATCCCTGGGAAATTAATTCGTATCGATTTTAAACTTGGTTTCAGAGAAGAACAACGGATCAGTTTACTATTCAGAAAAGTCGTAGAAGATATGGTAGAAAAAGGTGAAATTGATATTACCAGTCGATATGACACCTTACGCAAACACAATATCCCTGGAGATTTTAAATTTGTCGTACTGGAAAAGATATTATCAAAGGGAAATCAATTAAATTGGTTTCAACGTATCATCATGGAGATATATGGTTATCTTAAAAAACTAAGTTTATCCGAAGAAAAAGGATTTGGTTTGGATGCCAGCTTTGTGACCATTGAGCGTGTTCCGTTAAATTTACCGCAAACGTCGATCATCGATCTGAAAAGGAAAAATTAA